In Afipia sp. P52-10, the sequence TGCCGACCTTGTAAAGACGCAACCCGATGCGCTGCGCGACCGGGCCATCGATGCCGAGTTCACGCAACGCCTGCTTCACGTCCTCATAGCTCTTGCCGGAAGCCATGATGCCGTAACGGGCGTTCGGCGTGTCCAGCGTTACGCGGTCGATCTTGTTGGCGCGGGCAAACGCGATTGCCGCGAAGCCCTTGTAATCCTGCAAGCGCCGATCCTGAGTGAAGCGATCGTCCGGCCAGCGCAGGTTCAGCCCACCCGGCGGCATCTCGAAGTCTTCCGGCAGCAGGAACGGTTTCATCTCGTCGGTGAGGTCGATCTCACCCGTGGTCTCCACCGTCTCGGTGATCACCTTCATCCCGACCCAGCAGCCGGAGTAGCGAGACATGGCGATCCCGAGCAACCCCATCTCGATGAATTCGTGGATGCTGGATGGATAGAGATACGGCATCAGTGCCGACATGAAGGCGTGATCGGATTGATGCGGAACGGTCGAGGACTTGGCGCCGTGATCGTCGCCGGCGAGACACAGCACCCCGCCGTGACGCGCCGAGCCAGCAGCATTGCCATGCCGGAACACGTCGCCTGAGCGATCGACGCCGGGTCCCTTCCCGTACCAGATGCCAACGACGCCATCGCGCTCGGCACCGGGCGAGAGGTTGACCTGCTGGCTGCCCCACACAGCCGTCGCGGCCAGATCCTCGTTCACACCAGGCTGGAAAACGACGTCGTGGGCGGCGAGATGCTTCTTCGCCGCCATCAGCTGCTGGTCATACCCGCCGAGTGGCGAGCCCCGGTAGCCGGAAATAAATGCAGCGGTCTTCAATCCATTGGCGCGATCGCGCCGGATTTGCGCCATCGGCAGACGGACCAACGCCTGGATGCCGGTGAGAAAGATGCGCCCCGTGCCCTGGGTGTATTTCTGCTCGAGACTGATCGGGCCTTGGTTGATTCCCATGTCCGCCTCTGATGTCTGTCACCGGCGCAGTTGCACGGCCCGGATTGTCGGAATGCTCTCGTTCTTTGAAGCAATCTAAATATGTTTCCGCAGCGAAAGCATCAAGATTCTGAAAGCCATAGACAGGTGTTGGAAGGCTCTCGCGATGACGCAATTTCATGGCGGGAACGCAGGCGAAATGGATGCGTTGCTGCGGGAAGCGCCGTCTGGCTGGCAATAAACTGACGACTGCGTGATGCAGCGCAAAATGCTCAATGCCGCGCCGAAAGCAGCGCCCGTCGCCCGTGTAGACGAATTTCCGGGCATCTCCCATGGAAGCGAATCGCCAGCAGGCGAAACGTCAGCTCGACCACGAAGGTTGCGGACACGATAGAGTCCGCGTTGAGGCCGCTGCGCAGCCCCGCAAATAGACGAACCTAGTTACGACCGAGACGCTGGCGTAAGCTCACGTCGCAACAGAAGCGGGACCTCGTTACAGACACTATCGCAAACACCGCCGACGCAGCCGGTGTTCATCTCCGACAGAATGACGATCGTGAGTGGCCCTTTCATCAACAACGCCATGTCGCATCCGGCGATCGCAAACACGATCCATCCGATCGCATCAAGCACCAGGAACAAGGCTTCGAAGCGATGAATCAGACGCGCCCAGCGCAATTGCCTCGGCAGCACCGCCACTCGTCAACAGCAGCAATCACGGCTCAGACGAGCGGGTACTGGCCGAGCAAAATACGTCGCGCACTGATCCACCACCCCAATGCCATGATACTGCCGACGAGACCAACGCAAAGCCGGTCCATGCTGCAACACCCCGCTGCAAGAACCGCGATCACGGATTGCGCGGCGTCAGCGACGATGGAGAGAGCCAGCAAGCCGTTTGACCAACGAGCATCGAACATCCATCCTGCGACCCTCGATATTCCTGCAGCGCAGAGCTGCCTCGGGTGCATGAAGCCCCTCGGCGCGAGTAGGATTCAAGCGAACGGACCACTCGTGAACAGGAAGATCATCGGCTGCCTCGGCGCGTAGTCTTTGTTGTTGCTGATGATTTTACGGACAAGGGCTTCAAACAAATCTCCTGCCCTTCGCCCTTGCGCCTTCTCACCTCTCTCCCTTCGACGGTCTCGGCCATCAAGTCGCAGCGAACGCGCGGGGAACTCCTGCCGGCGTCCGACGGTTAAACCGCAGGAGAATCTGACCGAATTTCATCGGCCTGCCCGCCGCTTTCGTTGTTGTTCGTGGGGCGCGATCTCCGGGCTTCAGGTTCTGGATCGCATGCCTTGAGGAGAACCGAGATGGCCTATCGCTCCGACCAGCACGACCGGTTCCTGACACCCGCGCATCAGGATCAGGCCCACAACGACGATCCGGCGGCATCACTGCGACGCTTCGAAGACGAAAGCGCCACCAGCGGGAGGCGTGTCGCGATCTATGCCGTCGCCGTCATCGCGCTCGTTGCTGCCCTCATTTACGGCATGACGACCGACACCGGCACGAACACTACTGCGCAAAAGACCCCGGGTAGCATCACCGCGCAACGCGTCGCAGTCCCGCCGGCTCCGATCCGCGACGTCACCCCGCGCAGCAACAGCGAGCCCGGCATGACCACCGGGGCTGCCCCGGTACACGAGCCGGCGATGGCGCCTGCGGAAACCTCGCCGAATTCGAACTGACGCAATTTTCTCCTGAGCAAGTTCGCAATTGGCGCGGCCGCTCACTGCGCCAATTGCAGGCATCCCGTACCGCCGCCGAGAGCCAAGCTTATTGGATCTCAACCTTGATGCCCGCGTCTTTGACCACCTTGCCCCAGCGGGCCACCTCTGCCGTGACGAACTTACCGAAATCGGCCCCCATCAAGGTCGGAATCGGTGAGCCGTTCTTCTGCCAAGCTTCTCGAACGATATCCGATGCCAACGCCTTGCGCAGTTCGGACGACATCCGCTCGACCGCTTCGGCCGGCGTCCCCTTCGGCGCCCACAGCGCGTACCATGTGGACACCTCATATCCACTCAGGCCGGCTTCCGCCGCCGTCGGCACATCGGGGATCGCCGGCGAACGCTGCGGCGCCGCGACCGCAAGCGCCCGAAGCTGCCCGCCCTGGATCTGCGCCGCCGACGAGCCGAGCCCGTCGAACATCGCATGCACATGGCCCGCGACGAGGTCCTGCATCGCAGGCCCGGCCCCGCGATAAGGCACATGATTCATCTTGGTTTGGGCAAGAATGTTGAACAGCTCGCCCGCAAGCTGATGCGTGGTCCCGAGGCCCGCCGAAGCGTAGTCGATCTTGCTCGGATTAGCCTTCGCATAGGCGATGAACTCGGCCAAAGTCTTGGCCTCGACCTTGCTCGGATTGACCACCACCACCTGCGGCGGCGTGGCGATCAGGCCAATCGGGATGAAATCCTTCTCAATGTCATAGTCCAGCTTCGGATAAAGCGAGGGCGCAATGGCGTGGTGCGCCGCACCGACAAAGAACGTGTAGCCATTCGGCTCCGCCTTCGCCGCGGCGCTCGCGCCCAACGTGCCACCCGCGCCGCCCCGATTGTCGATCAAAAAGCGCTGGTTGAGCTGCTTCTCCAGTTGCGCCGAGAGCGGCCGTGCGAACGCATCCGTTCCGCCGCCGGCTGGAAACGGAACGATCAGCGTGACCGGCCGCTGCGGCCAGCTCTGGGCCACCGCCGGCAACGCCGACACCAGGACGGCCCCGGCTGCCGCCATCACGCAGCCGGCCCCACGCATTCGCTTCAGAAAGCTAGGCATTCCTTCCCCCGATTATTGTTTGCGCCATGGACTGGCGCCAGTTGAGACCAATTACCGCATCAGCCGTCATCCTTGGCAAGCACGTCTTTGGTCGTTGCAGGTCGTTCAGGGCTCCGGACGCCGTGACAATCCCCTGTCATGCGGTGATGCTTCAAGAAACGGCAGACAACCGAGGGAGAACCGGCCGATGATCCGATCCATATCCACGACCGCTCTGGCCCTGGCATTGGCCTGCCTTCTATCTGCGCTCCATACGGCGATTGCCCAGGATGCGATGGCGCCGCAGCTCGGTCCCCGCCCCTTCTATCTGGTCGACACCATGAAGGACGGTCCCTTGAAGACGGCGCTGAAGCAGTGCACCGGCCCATTCCGCAAGACCGACTTTTCGATCGCCCATCGCGGCGCGCCGCTGCAGTTCCCCGAACACACCAGGGAATCCTACGAGGCTGCCGCGCGCATGGGCGCAGGTGTGATCGAATGCGATGTCACCTTCACCAAGGACCGCCAGCTCGTCTGCCGGCATGCGCAATGCGACCTGCACACCACCACCAACATTCTGGCGAAGCCCGAGCTTGCGGCGAAGTGCAGTGAGCCTTTCACCCCGGCCAACGGCGCGACCGGCAGGAAGGCCTCCGCCAAGTGCTGTACCAGTGACATCACCCTGGCGGAATTCCGCACCCTGCGCGGCAAAATGGACGCGGCGAACGTGAATGCAATCACTGTTGCCGACTACATGAAAGCCACGCCGTCGTGGCGGACTGATCTGTACGCCGCCAATGGCACGCTAATGACCCACAAGGAGAGCATCGCACTGATCAAGAGCCTCGGCGCCAAGTTTACGCCGGAATTGAAAGCGCCGGAGGTGCCGATGCCGTTCGGCGGCGACTACACCCAGGAGCAATATGCTCAGCAGATGATCGACGATTACAAGCAAGCGGGCATCGATCCGAACCAGGTGTTCGCCCAGAGCTTCAACTATGCCGACATCCTGTACTGGCTCAAGGCCGAGCCTGCCTTCGGCGCGCAGGCCGTATTCCTCGACGGCCGCTACGAGCAGCCGGGTTTCGATCACACCAGGCCGGAGGCGCTGAAACCCAGCATGAAGGAGATCGCTGGCGATGGCATCAAGATTCTCGCCCCGCCGATCTTCATGCTGCTGGCGCTGAATGAGCGGAACGAGATCGTTCCCTCGTCCTACGCCAAAGCCGCCAAGGATGCTGGGCTTGACTTGATCGCGTGGTCGCTCGAGCGCGACGGTCCGCTGGACAAGGGCGGCGGCTTCTATCATCGCTCGATCAAGGCTGCGATTGACCGCGACGGCGACACGCTGACCGTGCTCGACGTGCTGGCGAAGCAGGTCGGCATCCGCGGCATGTTCTCGGACTGGCCCGCGACGACGACGTTCTACGCAAGCTGCATGGGCATGAAATAGTCGCGACGCCGCGAACAATGCGCCGTGGGTGATGTCTGCACCGCACTTTGCTGACTAACTGGCCTCAGCTTCTGACCAAAGAGCGATCAACGTTTGCACGCCTACTCTCAAGTCTACTCTAACGGATTGAACAACGACTCACGTTTCGCCATGGCCGCGCTCGACACGGCCATGACGGGTTCACTCATAAAAGCCTCATTGAGTGGACTGCTTTTGAGTCAGCCTTTCATATCTCAATAGTAGTAGACCCGGCGGCGGCGACGCCAGTAGCGCCGGCGCCAATAGCGAGGCCGCCAGTAATATCGGCGGTACCGGCGATAACGGCGGCGGCGCCATCCCCACTGCACCTGCTCCGGGCGAACGGCATCGACTTCGTCCTGATTGGTGACGGCGGGTTCCGGACCAATGGCCGGCGGTTGGGCAGCGAGATGTCCCGTAGACGGCATCAATGGCGCGGCTTGCGCCGAAGCAGCGGTTGCGGCGACGGCGCCGGCAGCCGCAGTGAAGCCAAGCGTCAGCTTGAGAAATTCGCGTCTCTCCATTGGCTATCTCCCGATATGATGTAAGCCTTGACGATCTGCGCCCCCTTTGACTGCGCAAGCGACCGATCACGCAAGCGCTCTCGCAGGGTGAGCGCATGCGAATGAACTGGTCATGAATGAGCCACCACCAAGTTCCAGAGACCGCTTCGGACAAGGTCAGAGTCAACCTTCGGAACCGACGACCATGCGCAGAGCCAACAAGTTAGCCACCGTAATCCCCCTCCTGTTCACCATCGCCGCCCCCGCCTTCGCAGAGCAAATTCCAGCGCTTTGCGGTCAGGAGTCTAACCAGGCTGCCATGACGCAATGCGCAAGCGAAGCTCTCAAGAAGGCTGACGCTGAGATGGAAAAGGCCCTACAGGGCCTGCTTGAAGCGACCGACGCGAACAGCCGCGCCTTCGTCACTGAGGCACAGGCAGCGTGGTCTCTCTATCGCGACAAGGAGTGCACCGCCCGCATTGGTGGTAGCCCGAACCGCGGCGGAACCATCTGGCCGATGCTGAATCTCGAATGCCGCGCGGGCCTTGCCACGCTCCGCACCAAAGACCTGAAGGAACAAGCCGCCTGTCCCGGTGGACGGCTGGATTGCTAAAGCATGATCCGGAACAATGTGAAGCGGTTTCCGAAGAGGTTTGTCTTGGGCTCAACCCGAGGATCATGCCTAAACAATGAGCTAAAGCGCGAGGACAATTCACCCAAATCTGATCGCGCTTTAGCAGATTGGATTGTTCAAAAGAAAAGCGCCCCGGATTGCATCCGGGGCGCTCTTGCCTGTCCAATTCGAACACACCGCTTACAGCGGCAGATTGTCGTGCTTGCGCGCGGGCCATTCGACCTTCTTTTCGCGCAGCATCGCCAGCGCCCTGGCGATGCGCTTGCGGGTCGAGTGTGGCATGATCACGTCATCGACGTAGCCGCGCTCGGCGGCGATGAATGGCGACAGGAAGCGGTCCTCGTATTCCTTCGTGCGCGCGGCGATCTTGTCGGGATCGTTCATATCCTGCCGGAAGATGATCTCCACGGCGCCTTTGGCGCCCATCACCGCGATCTGCGCCGTCGGCCAGGCGTAGTTGATGTCGGCGCCGATTTCCTTGGCTGCCATGACGTCGAACGCGCCACCATAGGCCTTGCGCGTGATGATGGTGACCAGTGGCACCGAGCACTGCGAATAAGCAAACAAGAGCTTCGCACCGTGCTTGATCAATCCGCCATACTCCTGCGCGGTGCCGGGAAGGAAGCCCGGCACATCGACGAAGGTGACGATCGGAATGTTGAAGGCGTCGCAGAAGCGCACGAAGCGTGCGGCCTTGCGCGAGGCATCGCTATCGAGCACGCCCGCAAGCACCATCGGCTGATTGGCGACGAAACCGACCGTGCGGCCGGCCACGCGGCCGAAGCCGGTGACGATGTTCTTCGCAAAGCTTTCGGCAAGCTCGAAGAAATCTCCCTCGTCCACCACCTTCAGGATCAGTTCCTTGATGTCGTAGGGCTTGTTCGGATTGTCCGGAACGAGCGTATCGAGCGACATCTCGACCCGCTCGATGTCGTCGAAGCTCGGCCATTCCGGCACGCCATCGGTGTTGTTGGACGGCAGGAAATCGATCAGCCGGCGCATCTGCAGCAGCGTCTCGACGTCGTTGTCGTAAGCCCCGTCCGCGATCGAGGACTTGGTGGCATGGACCGATGCACCGCCAAGCTCCTCCGCCGTCACCACCTCGTTGGTGACCGTCTTCACCACGTCCGGCCCAGTGACGAACATGTAGCTCGTGTTCTTCACCATGAAGATGAAGTCGGTCATCGCCGGCGAGTACACGTCGCCGCCCGCGCACGGCCCCATGATGACGCTGATCTGCGGGATCACCCCGGAGGCGATAACGTTGCGGCGGAAGACGTGGCTGTAACCGGCCAGCGCCGCTACGCCCTCCTGAATGCGCGCGCCGCCTGCATCGTACAAACCGATGATCGGCGCCCGCGCCTTCAGCGCCATGTCCTGCAGCTTGGTGATCTTCTGCGCGTGCGTTTCCGACAGCGAGCCGCCGAACACGGTGAAGTCCTTGGCGAAGACAAAGATCTTGCGGCCATTCACCGTGCCCCAGCCGGTGATGACGCCGTCACCCGGGATCTTGGTCTTCTCCATGCCGAACTCGCTCGAACGATGCTCGACGAACATGTCGAACTCCTCGAACGAGCCCCGGTCGAGCAAAAGCTCGATGCGCTCTCGGGCCGTCAGCTTACCGCGTTCATGCTGGGTGGCGATCCGCTTCTCGCCGCCGCCGAGCTTGGCATTGGCACGGCGTTCGTCGAGCGCTTCGAGAATATGCTTCATGACTAACCTTGATGATTTCCTACCCCTAGAAACAGCGCCGGCAGGCCCGACAGGCGCCCGCCAGCCCCGATACGTGGGAAATGTCCTAGCATGCGGCTTTGCGTTCGGAAAATGGGTGTTTAGAGTGAATTTTCAGGTCCCTAAGCCAGCATTTTCAATGAGATCAATGGGGGAAACATTGACGGCCGCGTTCAAGGACATCGCCCAGCGCATCGAACTGCATAGCATCCCTTCGCTGACCCTCACCGACCAACAGTTCCTGACCGGATCCGGCGATGGCAAGCCGGCGACCGTTTGCGGGGAATTCCGCATCGCCCAGGGGGCCGGCCGGTTGCCCGTCATCGTGCTGATGCACGGCTCCGGCGGCATGGGACCGGGGCTTCAGACCTGGATCTCACATTTCAATGGGCTCGGCATCTCCACCTTCGCCATCGACGGTTTCACGGGCCGGGGCCTCACCAGCGTCGGCAACGATCAGGCCCTGCTCGGCCGGTTGAACCTGATCGTCGACATTTTCCGCAGTCTCGAAATCCTGGAGAAGCATCCGGCAGTCGATACGAGCCGCATCATCCTGATGGGGTTCTCGCGCGGCGGACAGGCGGCGGTCTATGCCGCCGTCGAGCGCTTCCGGACGATGTGGAAGAAGGCCACCGCCGACTTCGCCGCCTACATTCCGGTCTATCCCGACTGCGGCACCACCTATCTCGACGATACAAAGGTGACCGCACAGCCGATTCGTATCCACCACGGCGCTGCGGACGACTACAACTCGCTCGCCAACGCCAAGCGTTATGCGGAGCGCCTGCGGAAAGCCGGCGCCGACGTTGAGCTGTTCGAATACGCCGACGCGCATCATGGCTACGATAACCCGCTGAATTTCGGCAAGGTCATCGAGGCGACAGGCTCGCAGGCGGTCTGCGGCTGCGACATCCGCGAGGTCGAAGGCGGGACGCTGATCAACGCCGCCACCGGCAAGCCGTTCAACTACACCGACCCTTGCGTCAACCTGAAGCCGCATGTCGGTGGCCACGAGCAAGCCACCATCGCCACGCGCACAGCGGTCACGGCATTTGTGAAAACGACATTCGGGCTGGCGTGATTTTGTAGCCGCGACGGCACGCCGCCCAGCTGCCGCCACGAAGTGCTGCGAGGGAAGCGCCTCCCTCGCCCCTCACGCCTTCGGCAGCATCACCATGCTTCACGTATCAAAGCACTTTCCCGCGCTCCTCACCGCCGCCGCCTGCGCGTTGTCCGCGCCGCAGGCCCATGCCGCATCACCGCCCCCCGTCCTTGCCTGTACCGTCATCCTTGACGCGGCGTCCGGCAAGACGCTGTTGCGCAAGGGCACCTGCGACCAAGGCGTGAGCCCCGCGTCGACCTTCAAGGTACCGCTGGCGGTGATGGGTTACGACGCAGGCGTTCTGAAGGACGAGCACTCGCCGGTCTGGGACTACAAGGCGGAGTTCAACGCGCTGAAGAAGGATCAGAAAAGCGTCGATCCCACCATCTGGGAGAAGGATTCAATCGTATGGTTCTCGCGGCAGATCACACGCCAGCTCGGAGCGGACGCATTCGCCAGCTACGTGACGAAGTTCGGTTACGGCAACAAGGACGTGACCGGCGATGCAGGCAAGAACAATGGTCTGACGAATGCATGGCTCGCCTCATCGCTGAAGATCTCGCCGGACGAACAGGTCCAGTTCGTCCGCCGTCTCCTCGCCGGCACCTTGCCGGCCTCCGAGAAGGCACACGCGATGACAAGGGCCATCCTTCCCGTGTTCAAATCAGGCGACAGCTGGACAGTCCACGGCAAGACCGGAAGCATCTGGCTGCGCGACAAGTCCGGTGCGTTCGACAAGAACCGTCCGATCGGCTGGTTCGTCGGCTGGGCCGAGAGTGGCGACCGCCGGATCGTCTTTGCACGCCTGGAAATCGGCAGCGAGGAAACCAACGTTCCGAAGAGCTTCCAGGTGCGCGATAGTCTCCTGAAGGACCTGCCGGAGCTGATGAAGCAGGCCCAACAATAGATCCAAGGCAACTTGCGATGCGGGCCGCGTCACGGTCAGCTGCGATGAGGACTCCATTGAATCCTCATCGCACGTTAGCGCACGAACGACGGCTCGATCATCATCTCGCATGTCAGCGAGTTGGCGATGAAGCACATCTTATGCGCTTCGGCATGTAGTGCCCTTGCCTTCTGCTCGTCTGACGCAGCATCGAGCGTCACACGCGGCCGCAGCACGATCTGCGTGAACGCACCACTGCCGTTCGCCTGTTCAACCATGATCCCCTCGGGCTCGTCCCGGTAGTCGAGCACGATCACGCGGTTCACTGCGCAGAGGTGCAGATACCAGAGCATGTGACAGGCGGACGCGGAGGCGACCAGCATGTCTTCCGGATTCCAGCGCGCCGGGTCGCCACGAAAGCTCGGATCGGACGAACCTGCAATGTCGGCCTTGCCCGGCGCGCTGATGACATGCGCCCGCTCATAGGCCTTGTAGCCTGTCGTCCCGCTGCCAGTGTTGCCAGTCCACACCACCGTCGGATGATAATGATGCTGCTTGCCTGCCATGGCCGGCCTCCGGTTCGATGGACGACAATCTCATGATTTCTCGGCGTTTGCACCACCGCTTCGACAGCGGTGCTTGCAAATGAGGAATCACGGAATCATGAGCGCGCACTGCCCGAGAGACGCAGCACGAAAACCAGAACTTCGGCGACCGCCTTGTAGAGCTCTTGCGGGATTTCGTCACCGAGGTCGACATTCGAGAGCGCCCCGGCCAGCACCTCGTTCTCCTCGATCGGAACGTCGTTCGCCTTCGCGATCTCGATGATCTTCTCGCCGATCGTCCCCCTGCCCTTGGCGACGACGCGGGGCGCTCCCTTCTTGTCGTATTCGAGCGCGATAGCAAGCTGCGGATCGGCCGCGATGCTCATGTGGCGCGGTCCAGGAAATATCCGGCCCGCCTGGCCGGGCGTGGCGGCGCGCCCTCGCCGACGATGATATCGCCCGGCTCCA encodes:
- a CDS encoding lysozyme inhibitor LprI family protein; protein product: MRRANKLATVIPLLFTIAAPAFAEQIPALCGQESNQAAMTQCASEALKKADAEMEKALQGLLEATDANSRAFVTEAQAAWSLYRDKECTARIGGSPNRGGTIWPMLNLECRAGLATLRTKDLKEQAACPGGRLDC
- a CDS encoding OsmC family protein gives rise to the protein MAGKQHHYHPTVVWTGNTGSGTTGYKAYERAHVISAPGKADIAGSSDPSFRGDPARWNPEDMLVASASACHMLWYLHLCAVNRVIVLDYRDEPEGIMVEQANGSGAFTQIVLRPRVTLDAASDEQKARALHAEAHKMCFIANSLTCEMMIEPSFVR
- the blaOXA gene encoding class D beta-lactamase, which produces MLHVSKHFPALLTAAACALSAPQAHAASPPPVLACTVILDAASGKTLLRKGTCDQGVSPASTFKVPLAVMGYDAGVLKDEHSPVWDYKAEFNALKKDQKSVDPTIWEKDSIVWFSRQITRQLGADAFASYVTKFGYGNKDVTGDAGKNNGLTNAWLASSLKISPDEQVQFVRRLLAGTLPASEKAHAMTRAILPVFKSGDSWTVHGKTGSIWLRDKSGAFDKNRPIGWFVGWAESGDRRIVFARLEIGSEETNVPKSFQVRDSLLKDLPELMKQAQQ
- a CDS encoding acyl-CoA carboxylase subunit beta, translating into MKHILEALDERRANAKLGGGEKRIATQHERGKLTARERIELLLDRGSFEEFDMFVEHRSSEFGMEKTKIPGDGVITGWGTVNGRKIFVFAKDFTVFGGSLSETHAQKITKLQDMALKARAPIIGLYDAGGARIQEGVAALAGYSHVFRRNVIASGVIPQISVIMGPCAGGDVYSPAMTDFIFMVKNTSYMFVTGPDVVKTVTNEVVTAEELGGASVHATKSSIADGAYDNDVETLLQMRRLIDFLPSNNTDGVPEWPSFDDIERVEMSLDTLVPDNPNKPYDIKELILKVVDEGDFFELAESFAKNIVTGFGRVAGRTVGFVANQPMVLAGVLDSDASRKAARFVRFCDAFNIPIVTFVDVPGFLPGTAQEYGGLIKHGAKLLFAYSQCSVPLVTIITRKAYGGAFDVMAAKEIGADINYAWPTAQIAVMGAKGAVEIIFRQDMNDPDKIAARTKEYEDRFLSPFIAAERGYVDDVIMPHSTRKRIARALAMLREKKVEWPARKHDNLPL
- a CDS encoding dienelactone hydrolase family protein translates to MGETLTAAFKDIAQRIELHSIPSLTLTDQQFLTGSGDGKPATVCGEFRIAQGAGRLPVIVLMHGSGGMGPGLQTWISHFNGLGISTFAIDGFTGRGLTSVGNDQALLGRLNLIVDIFRSLEILEKHPAVDTSRIILMGFSRGGQAAVYAAVERFRTMWKKATADFAAYIPVYPDCGTTYLDDTKVTAQPIRIHHGAADDYNSLANAKRYAERLRKAGADVELFEYADAHHGYDNPLNFGKVIEATGSQAVCGCDIREVEGGTLINAATGKPFNYTDPCVNLKPHVGGHEQATIATRTAVTAFVKTTFGLA
- a CDS encoding tripartite tricarboxylate transporter substrate binding protein; amino-acid sequence: MPSFLKRMRGAGCVMAAAGAVLVSALPAVAQSWPQRPVTLIVPFPAGGGTDAFARPLSAQLEKQLNQRFLIDNRGGAGGTLGASAAAKAEPNGYTFFVGAAHHAIAPSLYPKLDYDIEKDFIPIGLIATPPQVVVVNPSKVEAKTLAEFIAYAKANPSKIDYASAGLGTTHQLAGELFNILAQTKMNHVPYRGAGPAMQDLVAGHVHAMFDGLGSSAAQIQGGQLRALAVAAPQRSPAIPDVPTAAEAGLSGYEVSTWYALWAPKGTPAEAVERMSSELRKALASDIVREAWQKNGSPIPTLMGADFGKFVTAEVARWGKVVKDAGIKVEIQ
- a CDS encoding glycerophosphodiester phosphodiesterase family protein gives rise to the protein MIRSISTTALALALACLLSALHTAIAQDAMAPQLGPRPFYLVDTMKDGPLKTALKQCTGPFRKTDFSIAHRGAPLQFPEHTRESYEAAARMGAGVIECDVTFTKDRQLVCRHAQCDLHTTTNILAKPELAAKCSEPFTPANGATGRKASAKCCTSDITLAEFRTLRGKMDAANVNAITVADYMKATPSWRTDLYAANGTLMTHKESIALIKSLGAKFTPELKAPEVPMPFGGDYTQEQYAQQMIDDYKQAGIDPNQVFAQSFNYADILYWLKAEPAFGAQAVFLDGRYEQPGFDHTRPEALKPSMKEIAGDGIKILAPPIFMLLALNERNEIVPSSYAKAAKDAGLDLIAWSLERDGPLDKGGGFYHRSIKAAIDRDGDTLTVLDVLAKQVGIRGMFSDWPATTTFYASCMGMK
- a CDS encoding EscU/YscU/HrcU family type III secretion system export apparatus switch protein: MSIAADPQLAIALEYDKKGAPRVVAKGRGTIGEKIIEIAKANDVPIEENEVLAGALSNVDLGDEIPQELYKAVAEVLVFVLRLSGSARS